A genomic region of uncultured Paludibaculum sp. contains the following coding sequences:
- the fliF gene encoding flagellar basal-body MS-ring/collar protein FliF, with product MNQLRSIYASLSPKQRGSIALICLALIAGFFYISRWQHERGFEPLYKELAGEDASAVVAKLKERGVEFRLAENGSTVLVPSDKAAEMRLEMAGAGLVRSGRPGFELFDKVNFGVTDFAEQVNFRRALEGELERSVVSLAEVEKARIHLTFKRESVYTETRQPAKASVLVKLKPFAKLSPQNVQAIAHLVSSAVEGLSPDAVSILDMNGNLLGRPRRTPTQNGEEASDYALEYQQAVEKQLLAKINSTLEPLLGPDRFRAGVSVDCDLSSSDESEEVFDPERSVMTSSQKSEDSSSHTPAGGVPGTASALPRPNDAAKGQAGTSRKTESVAYQTSRKVVHRRTPQGVVRRVSVSLLLDNDVEWQGQGANRKKVIVPPTPERVKSIHDLVAGVVGFSQERGDQIVLEVLPFEMNLHGDPLADQAPAPAPAKDWKQRVTNVVQDPKQLVPLSAILATIFVLGVGAWQFKRYKAKKARKHAVLHPLPALPSGGGHTALTEAMKEQQALEAEELDPVGRLLTLVEEKPEQCAVVLKQWLAEQEVGAS from the coding sequence ATGAACCAACTGCGAAGCATCTACGCCTCCTTAAGTCCAAAGCAACGCGGCTCGATCGCGCTCATCTGTCTCGCGCTCATCGCCGGATTCTTCTATATCTCCCGGTGGCAGCACGAGCGTGGGTTTGAACCTCTGTATAAGGAGCTGGCCGGTGAAGATGCCTCCGCCGTGGTAGCCAAGCTGAAGGAACGCGGCGTGGAGTTCCGGCTGGCGGAAAACGGCTCGACCGTTCTGGTGCCGTCGGACAAAGCCGCCGAGATGCGGCTGGAAATGGCCGGCGCCGGGTTGGTGCGCAGCGGACGTCCCGGCTTCGAACTCTTCGACAAAGTGAACTTCGGGGTGACCGACTTCGCGGAGCAGGTGAACTTCCGGCGGGCCTTGGAAGGGGAGCTGGAACGCTCAGTGGTTTCGCTGGCGGAGGTGGAGAAGGCGCGCATCCACCTGACGTTCAAACGGGAATCGGTCTATACGGAGACGCGGCAGCCCGCGAAGGCGAGCGTTCTGGTCAAACTGAAGCCCTTCGCCAAACTCTCCCCGCAGAACGTCCAGGCGATTGCTCACCTGGTGTCGAGCGCGGTGGAGGGACTGAGCCCGGATGCGGTATCGATATTGGACATGAACGGGAACCTGCTGGGGCGGCCCCGGCGGACTCCGACGCAGAACGGCGAGGAGGCGAGCGACTACGCGTTGGAGTACCAGCAAGCCGTGGAGAAACAACTGCTGGCGAAGATCAACTCGACGCTTGAGCCATTGCTGGGACCGGACCGGTTTCGCGCGGGCGTTTCCGTGGATTGCGATCTGTCGAGTTCCGATGAGAGCGAGGAGGTCTTCGACCCGGAGCGCTCCGTCATGACGAGCAGCCAGAAGAGCGAGGACTCGAGCTCACACACTCCCGCGGGTGGCGTGCCGGGCACGGCCTCGGCACTGCCCCGTCCCAATGATGCCGCCAAGGGGCAGGCGGGCACGTCTCGCAAGACAGAGAGTGTCGCGTATCAGACTTCGCGCAAAGTGGTACACCGCAGGACACCTCAGGGTGTGGTGCGGCGCGTCTCGGTCTCGCTGTTGCTGGACAACGATGTGGAATGGCAGGGACAGGGTGCCAACCGCAAGAAGGTGATTGTCCCGCCCACGCCCGAGCGCGTGAAGTCGATTCACGATCTGGTGGCGGGCGTTGTGGGCTTCTCGCAGGAGCGCGGCGACCAGATTGTGCTGGAAGTGCTGCCGTTCGAAATGAACCTGCACGGCGATCCGCTGGCCGATCAGGCTCCGGCACCCGCGCCGGCAAAGGACTGGAAACAGAGGGTCACTAATGTGGTGCAGGACCCGAAGCAGCTGGTGCCCTTGAGCGCAATTCTGGCGACCATCTTCGTCCTGGGTGTCGGCGCCTGGCAGTTCAAACGGTACAAGGCGAAGAAGGCCCGGAAACACGCGGTGCTTCATCCTCTGCCGGCCTTGCCTTCGGGCGGTGGCCACACGGCTCTGACAGAGGCGATGAAGGAACAGCAGGCCCTGGAGGCGGAAGAACTGGATCCGGTGGGGCGCCTGCTTACGCTGGTGGAAGAGAAGCCGGAGCAGTGCGCGGTGGTGCTGAAGCAATGGTTGGCTGAGCAGGAAGTGGGGGCGTCATGA
- a CDS encoding flagellar biosynthesis protein FlgB produces the protein MVDKLAEGLERYMDLVAMRQRLVSSNIANAETPNYRTKDVDFASQMQSVLDGDPPKITEPAGLTAKSDGNNVSMEREMRLLSENAMRFQIASTLLKTELSQVKMAIQEGKGA, from the coding sequence ATGGTCGACAAACTCGCTGAAGGTCTCGAGCGATACATGGATCTGGTGGCAATGCGCCAGCGCCTCGTCTCGTCGAACATTGCGAACGCGGAGACCCCCAACTACCGCACCAAGGACGTCGATTTCGCCTCGCAGATGCAGTCCGTTCTCGATGGGGACCCACCAAAAATCACTGAGCCCGCGGGGTTGACGGCCAAGTCGGACGGCAACAACGTCAGCATGGAGCGCGAGATGCGCCTGCTTTCCGAGAACGCCATGCGTTTTCAGATTGCGTCGACGTTGCTGAAGACCGAACTCAGCCAGGTCAAGATGGCAATCCAGGAGGGTAAGGGCGCATGA
- the fliG gene encoding flagellar motor switch protein FliG → MKQLTAAHGGARKVAVLMASLGLEASSKLLKQLDPDEIRQVSAALHALGPVPVEEAQQVLDEFEEKASTRQIMGCGGPGYTMKLLSGTFGEEFARQTGVALTGQEIKKTSLDRLAEADHEQLARILEAEHPQTVALLMSALAPDAGSKIVASFTPERQYDVFTRMAVIEQSDPAMIELIADALLQRLPEGGTPQRQRASGVQLAAELINRLDPEDGVRVLDSVGSQAPELAESIRRLLFVFDDILKLDAKAMRELISRVDRKLLVLGLKGTSEEIRQKFLGSMSKNGAAMLLEDIDAAGPVRLREVEGAQQQIISVVRQMEAEGLIDLRSAGAEEYVV, encoded by the coding sequence ATGAAGCAACTGACGGCAGCACATGGGGGCGCGCGCAAAGTGGCGGTGCTGATGGCGTCGCTGGGCCTCGAGGCGAGTTCGAAACTACTGAAGCAACTGGACCCGGACGAGATCCGGCAGGTGAGCGCGGCGCTGCACGCGTTGGGTCCGGTGCCGGTGGAAGAGGCGCAACAGGTACTGGACGAGTTCGAGGAGAAGGCGTCGACCCGGCAGATTATGGGCTGTGGTGGTCCGGGCTACACGATGAAGCTGCTGTCCGGGACCTTTGGTGAAGAGTTCGCACGGCAGACGGGCGTGGCGTTGACCGGCCAGGAGATCAAGAAGACCTCGCTTGACCGGCTGGCCGAAGCCGACCACGAGCAGTTAGCCAGGATTCTTGAAGCCGAGCATCCACAAACGGTGGCGTTGCTCATGTCGGCTCTTGCACCCGACGCGGGTTCGAAGATCGTGGCTTCGTTCACGCCGGAGCGGCAATATGACGTGTTCACGCGGATGGCGGTGATCGAGCAGTCGGATCCGGCGATGATCGAGCTGATTGCCGATGCGCTGTTGCAGCGGTTGCCCGAGGGAGGAACTCCTCAGAGGCAGCGTGCCAGCGGTGTGCAACTCGCGGCGGAACTCATCAACCGGTTGGATCCCGAGGATGGGGTGCGGGTGCTGGACTCGGTGGGATCGCAGGCGCCGGAACTGGCGGAGTCGATCCGGCGGTTACTGTTCGTGTTCGACGACATCTTGAAGCTGGACGCGAAGGCGATGCGCGAGTTGATCTCCAGGGTGGATCGCAAGCTGTTGGTATTGGGTTTGAAAGGGACGAGCGAGGAGATCCGGCAGAAGTTCCTGGGTTCGATGTCGAAGAACGGCGCCGCGATGCTGCTGGAGGATATCGATGCGGCGGGTCCGGTGCGGCTGCGCGAGGTGGAAGGTGCGCAGCAGCAGATCATCTCCGTGGTACGTCAGATGGAAGCCGAGGGGCTGATCGACTTGCGGTCGGCAGGCGCGGAAGAATATGTCGTCTAA
- the flgC gene encoding flagellar basal body rod protein FlgC, whose product MSLFTALSVSATGLTAQRQRAELLVENLANSETTRTAEGGPYRRKDAVFSTSSVDTPFQSVYAAELGNQSSGVEVSEIIVDSRDPVRRYLPGHPDADKDGYVQLPNVNPAEDMVDLMSASRNYQANVTAMSAVKDMIHRSIDLLR is encoded by the coding sequence ATGAGCCTCTTTACCGCACTTTCCGTCAGCGCCACCGGACTCACGGCGCAACGCCAGCGCGCCGAGTTGCTGGTGGAGAATCTGGCCAATTCCGAGACAACGCGTACGGCAGAGGGCGGTCCGTACCGGCGCAAGGACGCGGTCTTCTCGACTTCGTCCGTCGACACTCCTTTCCAGTCGGTGTACGCAGCCGAACTCGGCAACCAATCGTCGGGCGTTGAGGTGAGCGAGATTATCGTGGACAGCCGCGACCCGGTGCGGCGCTACCTGCCCGGGCACCCGGACGCGGACAAAGATGGGTACGTCCAACTGCCGAACGTCAATCCGGCCGAAGACATGGTGGACCTGATGAGCGCGTCGCGCAACTATCAGGCCAACGTCACGGCCATGAGCGCAGTGAAAGACATGATTCACCGCTCGATCGATTTGTTGCGGTAA
- the fliE gene encoding flagellar hook-basal body complex protein FliE → MIPPVTSMANIPGIDGASGLGSTRSVQPTGPASPEFGNMLEAAIDRVELSRNTAQDAVKQFVSGDEGEIHSTVMAVQRAELDFELALQVKNKVVSAYQEIMRMQI, encoded by the coding sequence ATGATTCCCCCCGTGACCTCAATGGCGAACATCCCCGGGATTGACGGAGCCTCCGGGCTTGGTTCGACGCGCAGTGTGCAGCCGACAGGGCCGGCCAGCCCGGAGTTCGGCAATATGCTGGAAGCGGCGATCGACCGCGTGGAGTTGTCGCGCAATACGGCGCAGGACGCGGTGAAACAGTTTGTGAGCGGAGATGAGGGCGAGATCCATTCGACGGTGATGGCCGTGCAGCGGGCTGAACTGGATTTCGAACTGGCTCTGCAAGTGAAGAACAAAGTTGTCTCGGCCTACCAGGAAATCATGCGGATGCAGATCTGA